Proteins from one Panicum virgatum strain AP13 chromosome 7K, P.virgatum_v5, whole genome shotgun sequence genomic window:
- the LOC120641441 gene encoding protein ROLLING AND ERECT LEAF 2-like: MGCKGSKLDDQEAVALCRGRAVLLAAAVRHRHALAESHAALADSIESVAAPLHRLLRLQQAEALPSDRKGGAASRPLDAPVGAPRGRPSHLQFGASSGSEPASPPPASPPRGVPEQLAEPQPLPQSQYAYGYGYAPLPAYAYPPPQGSLQFYYARSRPPPASVAVTQRAPGPPQLVRYGSFDAAGAYPLHHAYGAQAPPPVAATHRPPPATAPPSPPKASSWDFLNVFENYDSYDYDYYYDNAAAATAAATPYTPSRSSREVREEEGIPDLEDDDDEEESPVVKEVAGEYPGPGSGGARSRRSSLGGASSIAELDDPGNVIAHNDVIGEARRRPPAHGNVFVHAPAPPARKVVDNASVAGEIKGQLVRTAEAARQLAPLLEVGRPSYQERSSVYHSSSKMISAIAVSGLGCKDMELLDVRVVGKVVDSRGLSSALEKLYFWERKLYSEVKAEEKMRLLIAKNSKRLKLLDQRGAEPQKIDATRNLLRKLSTKIRIAVRVIAKVSRKINKLRDEELWPQLNALIQGFLLMWQDKLDSYHSQCQVISEAKNLISVVSGGNGQDLVMELEVELIKWIISFSSWVNAQRNFVKALNGWLALCLNYEPEDNATGLPSYSPGSIGAPLVFVICNKWSQAMDRISEKDVVNAMQALVSSVHHLWEQQHLDQSEQTIAIREREKWVKILERKMEEINKEADELNKKLAQVPSRQRLHVPRTVQLYEAHCVEASNLHANLRLVLEALENFSASSLQAFQEVLVCAGEARLPRESRDNVRREHRSSNRSSNYKTSS; this comes from the exons atGGGGTGCAAGGGCTCCAAGCTCGACGACCAGGAGGCCGTCGCGCtctgccgcggccgcgcggtgctgctcgccgcggccgtGCGCCACCGGCACGCGCTCGCCGAGTCCCACGCGGCGCTCGCCGACTCCATCGAGTcggtcgccgcgccgctgcaccgcctcctccgcctgcaGCAGGCGGAGGCGCTGCCCTCCGACCGCaagggcggcgcggccagccGGCCCCTCGACGCGCCGGTGGGTGCTCCGCGCGGCCGCCCCTCGCACCTCCAGTTCGGCGCGTCGTCCGGATCCgagccggcgtcgccgccgcccgcctcgcctcccCGCGGCGTCCCCGAGCAGCTGGCTGAGCCGCAGCCGCTGCCGCAGTCGCAGTACGCGTACGGGTACGGGTACGCGCCGCTGCCCGCGTACGCGTACCCGCCGCCGCAAGGCTCGCTGCAGTTCTACTACGCGCGCAGCCGCCCGCCCCCGGCGTCCGTCGCCGTCACGCAGCGCGCGCCGGGGCCGCCGCAGCTCGTGCGCTACGGCTCCTTCGACGCCGCGGGCGCTTACCCGCTGCACCACGCCTACGGCGCCCAGGCGCCACCGCCCGTGGCCGCcacgcaccggccgccgccggcgacggcgccgccttcTCCGCCCAAGGCGAGCTCCTGGGATTTCCTGAACGTGTTCGAGAACTACGACTCGTACGATTACGACTACTACTACGACAACGCGGCGGCTGCTACCGCGGCAGCGACACCGTACACGCCGAGCCGGAGCTCGCGGGAGGTGCGCGAGGAGGAGGGCATCCCGGACCTggaggatgacgacgacgaaGAAGAGAGTCCGGTCGTGAAGGAAGTGGCGGGTGAGTATCCGGGGCCTGGGAGTGGCGGTGCCCGCAGCCGGCGTAGCTCGCTCGGCGGTGCGAGCAGCATCGCCGAACTCGACGACCCGGGGAATGTCATCGCCCACAACGACGTGATCGGCGAGGCACGGCGACGGCCACCAGCACATGGAAACGTGTTCGTGCACGCGCCAGCCCCTCCAGCACGGAAGGTCGTCGACAATGCTAGCGTCGCCGGTGAAATCAAGGGACAGCTTGTCCGCACGGCGGAGGCGGCAAGGCAGCTCGCGCCCTTGCTCGAAGTCGGGAGGCCAAGCTACCAAGAACGCAGCTCAGTCTACCATT CTTCATCGAAGATGATATCAGCTATCGCCGTGTCTGGTTTGGGATGCAAAGATATGGAACTTTTGGACGTCAGAGTAGTAGGGAAGGTGGTGGACTCGCGGGGCCTATCATCGGCACTTGAGAAGCTCTATTTCTGGGAAAGGAAGCTGTATAGTGAGGTCAAG GCTGAGGAGAAAATGCGCTTACTTATTGCTAAGAACTCTAAAAGATTGAAATTATTGGACCAAAGAGGTGCTGAACCTCAAAAGATCGATGCAACTCGAAATTTGCTGAGGAAGCTTTCAACAAAGATAAGAATAGCTGTACGTGTTATTGCCAAGGTTTCAAGAAAGATAAACAAATTAAGGGATGAGGAATTGTGGCCACAACTTAATGCCTTGATCCAAGG GTTTCTATTAATGTGGCAAGATAAACTAGACTCCTATCATAGTCAGTGTCAAGTGATATCAGAAGCCAAAAACTTGATTTCAGTTGTGTCAGGTGGAAATGGCCAAGATTTGGTAATGGAGCTTGAAGTAGAGCTGATTAAATGGATAATCAGTTTTTCCTCTTGGGTGAATGCACAAAGGAACTTTGTAAAGGCACTGAATGGATGGTTAGCGCTCTGTCTTAACTATGAGCCCGAGGACAATGCTACTGGACTTCCATCTTACTCACCAGGAAGCATAGGTGCTCCTTTGGTTTTTGTTATCTGCAACAAATGGTCTCAGGCTATGGATCGGATTTCCGAGAAGGATGTGGTTAACGCCATGCAAGCTCTCGTCTCTAGTGTGCACCACCTGTGGGAGCAGCAGCATCTTGATCAAAGCGAACAAACAATCGCAATTCGAGAAAGGGAAAAATGGGTCAAGATTTTGGAGAGGAAGATGGAGGAGATTAACAAGGAGGCCGATGAACTAAACAAGAAGCTGGCGCAAGTACCAAGCCGGCAGAGACTGCATGTGCCTCGGACCGTACAGTTGTATGAGGCCCATTGTGTTGAGGCAAGTAACTTGCACGCAAATCTGAGGCTGGTTCTTGAAGCTTTAGAGAACTTTTCTGCCAGTTCGCTGCAAGCTTTCCAGGAAGTATTGGTATGTGCTGGAGAGGCAAGGTTGCCAAGAGAGTCAAGAGACAATGTGAGGAGAGAGCACCGTAGCTCGAATAGAAGTTCAAACTACAAAACCAGCTCGTAA